In Dryocola sp. LX212, the genomic stretch TTATTTACGTGACGATCACGTACTTGACGCCGTGCTGCCGCCGGACATCCCTATCCCAAGCATCGCCGAAGTACAGCGCGCGCTCTACGATGCCACCAAGGTTGTCAGCGGTATGCCGGGTGAAGAGGTGAAGCAGCGTCTGCGCACCGGAACGGTGGTCACCACCGACGATCGTAACTGGGAGCTACGCTATTCGGCCTCCGCGCTGCGCTTTAACCTCAGCCGCGCCGTAGCCATCGATATGGAAAGCGCGACCATTGCCGCGCAGGGGTATCGCTTCCGAGTGCCGTACGGGACTTTGCTGTGCGTGTCGGACAAGCCGCTGCACGGCGAGATTAAACTCCCGGGCCAGGCAAACCGCTTTTACGAGGGGGCGATTTCCGAACATTTACAGATCGGCATCTGCGCCATTGACCTGCTGCGTGCCGAAGGCGAGCGTCTGCATTCCCGCAAGCTGCGCACCTTTAATGAGCCACCTTTCCGCTAGCTGGGGCTGGTGTGGCTTCTCGGGCATCCAGATGAAGGGTAAGAAACAGGCCGCTGAGAAGCGGTCTTTTTTGGCACTTTGGCGTAATTATCAGCAGTTAAACGCAAATCGCTGAAACAGCCTTTGACAACCCCAGCCTGTGCCGTTAACATGCGCCCCGTTCACACGATTCCTCTGTAGTTCAGTCGGTAGAACGGCGGACTGTTAATCCGTATGTCACTGGTTCGAGTCCAGTCAGAGGAGCCATATTAGAGAAGCCCGCTTAAGGAAACTTAAGCGGGCTTTTTGCTTTCAACATTTCAACATTATCTTCAAGCCGCAATCCCCGGCGGGTCGCGAAACCCCATTCGTTACGCCCTGAAAGTTTTGAACAATCTCTCATCCCCTTGTGCAACGTTACAACGACAAACCCATTATGTTGATTTTTTGTTGTGACTGACGCCGAGTTTGCTCCCTCTGCTTTTCATTAGACTGGCTCCACTTCCTGCATTCCTGTGGAGACAGTAATGAGTTTTAGTTCGCAATTTCAGAATGTCTTTCAGCTGCTTCAGCATAGCGCCAACACACGAGAAAATGCGCTGGCGCTGGCATTTGAGGGCGAAAGATACACCTATGGCCAGCTTAATCAGCGTGTTCATAGCGTTATGGAACAGCTCAGAACGAACTGGTCCTTATCTGCAGGTGCAAGAATTGTCCTTGCATATGGTAATACGCCTGCCTTCTGCGAAATATTTTTTGCCGCGATGGGATTGGGGATCGAGGTTGTTCCTTTCAGCACAAAGTTGAAGGAAGAAGAAGGGCTTCGGTTAATACAGCATGTCAGTCCGGATGCCGTCTTTTATAACGGCGACGGCCAGAACTGGCTCTCCGGGATAGCAAATACCCTGACGGTATCGCTGGAACAATGGCATTCGCTCACGCTTCCCGAACGATTAAGCTCGGCGCTTCCCGAGGTAGTGCGGGACGATACGGCAGTCATTATGTTCACATCCGGCACCACCGGCACGCCCAAAGGGGCAGTGATAACCCAGGGCAATTTGTTAAGTGCCGTAACGGCCTATAAAGAAGGCTTTCAGCTGGATGAAAACGACAGTACCGTACTTGCCGTCCCTGTTTATCACATTACGGGATTGTCCGCCCTGCTGTCACTGTTCATTGCTTTGGGGGGGGCAATATGGCTCCAGCAACGTTTCCAGGCCGATGCGGTTTTGAATACCGTTATTCAAGAGAACATAACTTTCCTGCACGGTTCGCCGACCGTATTCATTTTACTTAGCCAGGCTGTGAAGGCTAAGAATGTCAGCGCCCCTCTCTCATTTCCTTCTTTACGGAAAATTGCCTGTGGAGCGGGACATTTAAATGCCGGCTTAATTAAAGAATTAACTTCGTGCTTTCCGCATGCCGCCATCCACCCGGTATACGGGCTGACCGAAACTACGTCCCCGGCCACGCTCTTCACTAATGACATTCGCCACCACCCGCGAACGGGCAGCTCCGGCCAAGCCGTTCAGGGATTGGAAATTGACATTCGTGACGATCAAAATGTGCGTCAGCTGCGTAACAAAATTGGCCAGATATGGTTAAGAGGAGACGTTGTCGTCAAGCGCTACTGGCAGCCCCCGCATCATCGCCCGGCTTGTGATGAGCAGGGTTGGTTTGCTACAGGGGATTTAGGCTACCTCGATAACGACGGCTATCTGTTTATCAAAGATCGCAGCAAAGACATGATCAATCGCGGGGGTGAGAAAATTTACTCCATCGATTTGGAGAACTTAATCTCGACCTATTCCGGGGTTAAGGAGGTCGCCGTCATCCCTGCTCCCAGCCCAATCTATGGGGAGGAACCTGTCGCCTTCATCGTGACGGATCGGGATTGCCACTTAACCCGTGATGAACTGCTCCACTGGCTGAAAAAAAAGGTCGCCAAATATCAGCTCCCTGGCCGCATTATTTTCACTCGTTTTCTGCCTCGCACCCATAACGGAAAAATATGTAAACGCGAATTGAAAACGCAGCTCCAGGATCATTTGCTCACTTCGGGAAATCAATCATGAAACCTGTATTTATCACCGCAAAAGAAGCTGCTGAATTCATTAAGGATGGCGATCGTGTATGCACCGTTGGCATGACGCTGATCGGGGCAGCGGAGTCAATTTTGAGTGCCGTAGAACAGCGTTTTTTAGAAAGCGGACATCCTTGCGATCTGACGCTGGTACATGCTGCAGGTCAGAGTGACAGGCAGCGGGGGATCCAGCATTTTGCCCATCCGGGGATGGTGACGCGATTAATAGGCTCACACTGGGGGCTGGCCCCTCGCTGGATGAAGATGATCAATGAAAATGCTGTCGACGCTTGGTGTCTGCCGCAGGGCCAAATGGTGCATCTATATAGCGCGATGGCGGCAGGATTACCGGGGCGATTGTCAAAAGTCGGACTGGGTACCTTTGTCGATCCGCGGATCGAAGGAGGCTGCATGAACCAGCGTACCCGGGAGCAACCTGGACTGCTGGAATGTGTCACGTTTCGAGACGAAGAGTATCTTTTCTACCCCTCTCTGCCGCTCGACGTCGTTGTCGTCAGAGGCACGCATGCTGATGAAGACGGTAATCTGACGACCAGCGAAGAAGCGATGAAGTTAGAAATTCTGCCGGCCGTGCTGGCAGCCCGACGCTTCGGGGCCAGAGTCATAGCCCAGGTAAAATATCAGGTTGCACGGGGGTCACTGCACCCAAAAGATATTACGGTTCCGGGACCCCTTATCGATGCCATTGTTGTGTGCGACTCGCCGGAAACCGACCATCGCCAAACCTCCGGCTGGTATTTCGACCCTGCCCTCTGCGGCGATACCCGACTCCCTTTACAGCATGACATTTCCCTGCCGCTCAACCTGAGAAAATTGATTGGTCGTATTGCCTGCCGTTATCTGAAAAGCGGCGATGTGATCAATCTTGGCACAGGCATTCCTAATGACGTTATTGGCGACATCCTGCGCCAGGAGAAAGTCACGGATGATGTTCTCATTACGGTGGAGTCCGGAATTTATGGCGGCAGCCAGGAAGGGGGAACGGATTTTGGTATCGGTCGCAATCTGAGCGCGATGATCAGCCATCAGGATCAGATGCTTTATTACAACGGTGCCGGAGTGGATGTCACCTTTATGGGTGCTGGTGAAATGGATGCCCAGGGTCACGTCAACGCTACCCGGCTTGGAGAGTCATGCCCTGGTGCCGGTGGTTTTATCGACATCACTCAAAATGCACGTCACGTCGTCTTCTGCTCTTCATTTACCGCTAAAGGGTTGAGCATCGACTGTCTGGACGGTGCTTTAAAAATTCTTCGTGAAGGAGAAGTCTGCAAGTTCCCAGCCCGGGTTAATCAAATCTCCTGGAATGGCGAACAGGCCCGTCAACAAGGACAAACCATGCATTACGTCACTGAACGAGCCGTCTTCGAGATGCGGCCCGAGGGGGCGACGCTGGTAGAGATTGCACCAGGCATCGATCTGGAACGCGACATTCTGGCACACATGGCGTTTAAGCCGTTAATTGCCAACGATCTCAAAGTGATGGATCCCGCACTGTTTTCGCCAGCCTCCTTTGGGCTGTCAGCATTGCTTTCATCATCAGCTCACTAACCAAAAAGGAAAGGGAAATGAAACTGACTAATAAAATTGCCATTGTCACCGGTGCCGCCAGAGGCATTGGTTTGGGGATCGCTGAGGTCCTGGCGCGCAAAGGTGCACAGGTAGTGATTTCTGATATGGACGCTACTCAGGGCGAAGCTTCAGCCGCAGCATTACGTGACGCAGGTTATTCCGCGCATTTTATCCCCTGCAATATTGCTCTGCTCCCGCAAGTGCAATCACTGTTTCAACAAACGGAAGCGCTGCTGGGGCCCGTGGATATTCTGGTCAATAACGCGGGCATAAACCGTGATGCCATGCTGCATAAGTTAACAGAAGCCGACTGGGATTTGGTGGTGGACGTGAATATGAAAGGCACCTTCTTTTGCCTGCAACAAGCGGCATTGCGCATGCGTGAACGCGGATATGGCCGCATCATCAACATCGCGTCTGCCAGCTGGCTTGGTAACGTCGGACAGACGAACTACTCCGCCTCGAAAGCCGGCGTTGTGGGGATGACCAAAACGGCCTGCCGTGAACTGGCCCGCAAAGGCGTGACCGTAAATGCTATTTGCCCGGGTTTTATTGATACCGAGATGACACGTGGCGTTCCTGAAAAAGTCTGGGAAATGATGATCAATAAAATTCCCGCAGGATTTGCCGGTGAAGCCAGTGATGTGGGTGAATGCGCCGCCTTCCTGGCATCAGACGGGGCCCGGTATATCAACGGGGAAGTGATTAACGTAGGCGGCGGCATGGTGCTTTAAGGAGAAATGAGATGAAACAGGCAAATGATATTGTCGTTGTCAGCGGTGTCCGCACCGCTATCGGCACATTTAATGGCAGCTTCAGAGAGACGCATCAACATGACCTCGGGGCTGCGGTGATCCGTGAAGCGGTCAACCGTGCAGGCATTTCACCTGAGAGCGTGAGTGAAGTGGTCGTCGGTAACGTTGGGCAGATCGCTGAAAGCGGTTTTATTGCCCGGGTATGTCAGCTAAGGGCGGGTTTACCCAACCAAACCACGGCTTACTCGGTTAACCGCCAGTGTGGCTCAGGGCTACAGGCTATTGCCAGCGCGATGCTGTCGCTGCAAACCGGACATTCAGACATCGCCGTCGCCTGCGGAACGGAAAACATGACGCAGCTTCCCTACTACCTGCGCCAGGCGCGGTCCGGCTACCGCATGGGAAACGGGGAGCTTGAAGATGGGCTGATATCTATTCTGACCTGGCCGGAAGGCCCCTGGCACAACGGCATGACGGCGGAAAATGTTGCCGAGCGGTTCAATATTTCTCGCGAAGCGATGGATGAGTTTGCATGGAGCAGCCAACAGAAGGCATTGCATGCCATTGCCAGCGGGTATTTTGAGTCGCAAATCCTGCCGCTTGCCGTTCCTGATGGCAAAAAGAGCCAGCGCTTATTCTCAGTAGATGAGCACCCAAGGGAGACTTCCCCGCAGAAACTTAGCACCCTGCGAGCCGTATTTAAAGAAGGTGGAAAAGTCACCGCAGCAAACTCGTCCGGCATTAATGACGGGGCAGCGGCGTTGGTTTTAATGACCAGAAAGCAAGCCGATTTACAAGGTCTGAAACCGCACATGTCCATTCGCGGGTGGGCCGTTGCGGGATGTGAGGCTGAAATTATGGGATTCGGCCCTGCTCCTGCGACCCGCCTGCTTATGGCGCGCCTGGGGATGAATATTCAGGCTGTGGATTTGATTGAACTGAACGAAGCCTTCGCCGCCCAGGCGCTGGCAGTTATGCAGGATCTGCACCTCGATCCCGCGCGTGTCAATGTCAACGGCGGAGCGATCGCCTTAGGACATCCGGTTGGGGCCAGTGGTGCCATTCTGCCGGTGAAACTGATGTATGAAATGGAAAGAACCGGTGCACAGACAGGGCTTGCCACACTTTGTATCGGTGGCGGACAAGGCATTTCAATGCTGTTTGAACGAGAAGCGTAGCGGGTGGCCCGATGTGGGGCATCGGGCCAGTGTTATGACGTTCAAGACTCAATGCATGAGGCGCACAACAGGGAATATCACACTCGCTGTGTGCTTCTGACCGCGATAACAGGAGAATAGTAACGATGTCCCAGCTAAATGAAAAGCTCACAGCTACAGGGCATGAACAAAATGCCAATAAAAAGATTTATCGTCATTTGATGCCGCTACTGATCATCGCTTACATCATCAGTTTTATTGATCGCACGAATATTGGTATGGCCAAAGCGACAATGTCCGTTGACCTTGGCCTTTCGGCCACCGCTTTTGGCCTGGGAGCAGGGCTATTTTTCTTAACCTATGCCGTACTGGAAATCCCGAGTAATCTCTTTTTGGTCAAAATAGGTGCTCGTCGCTGGATTGCCCGTATCATGCTGACCTGGGGTGTCATTTCATGTGCCATGGCATTTGTTACCGGGCCCTGGTCGTTCTATGCCATGCGTTTGCTGCTTGGCGCCGCAGAAGCCGGATTGTACCCAGGCATCATTTACTATATGACGCTGTGGTATGGCCGTGAAGAGCGGGCAAAAGCAACGGGACTCTTCCTGCTGGGCGTCTGCTTTGCCAATATTATCGGCGCACCGCTGGGCGGACTGCTGCTTAATATGCACGGCGTGCTGGGATGGGCTGGCTGGCAATGGATGTTCTTTATTGAAGGTCTGCCTGCCCTGGTACTGGCGGTTATTGTCTGGAAGAAACTACCGGATAAACCTGCGGATGCACCCTGGTTAACGCCGGATGAAGTCGCGGCAGTAGAAGAAAAACTGGCTCGTGAGCAGCGTGAAGCACCCCATACTGACAGCCATTTCTCATTAAAATCAGCCTTTGCAATCCCTGTATTTTTGCTGCTGATTGGCATTTATTTCACCCATCAGTTTTCAGTTTATGGTCTGAGTTACTTCTTGCCTGGTATTGTCGGAAGCTGGGGAGATTTAACCCCGATTCAGGTTGGACTGATCACCGCTGTACCCTGGATTTCCGCAGCGCTGGGGGGCATCATTCTTCCCCGCTTTGCTCGGGCTGAATCCAGCTCACGCAAGCTGCTCACCGCAGGTTATCTGATTATGGCCTTCGGCATGGCGCTCGGTGCCAGCGGAAGCCCGCTCACGGCTCTCGCAGGATTTTGTATCGCCGCTTTTATGTTCTTCGCCGTTCAGTCCGTTATCTTCAGTTGGCTGCCCAATATCATGAGCGGGAAACTGCTGGCCGGAAGTTTTGGCCTGCTGAACTGCCTGGGTCTGTGTGGTGGTTTCCTGGGACCCTTTATTCTTGGAAGCTTCGAAGACCGCACGGGGTTAGCCGCTTCAGGATTGTGGTTTGCGGTTGGTCTGTTGGTAGTCGGTGCGGTACTTTCGCTTTTCATTCGAGGCACCAGACCACCCGAAATGCCCCCCTCTTCGGTACGACAAAGCTCACGTTAACCTTCTTTTTTCGGCCAGCGAAACAGCTGGCCGGTAACGACCTATAACGAATAATTGAGAAGACAGTTAAAATGAAGATTATTATCGCACTGGACTCGTTTAAGGGAAGCTGTAGCGCCCACGCCGCATGTGCCGCGGTCGCCAGAGGCATTCGCCGGGTATGTCCCGATGCCGAACTGGTTGAACTGCCGCTTTCAGACGGTGGGGAAGGATTGATCGCCACGTTATCCGACAGTGCCCCATTACGCCACGCAAGCAAACTTAGCTGCACATGTACTGGTCCTTATGGCGGCACCACCGAGGCCAGCTATTTATTACTGCCCGGTGGACGTGCAGTGCTTGAGATGGCGCAGAGTTGTGGACTGGAGCTAACTCCCCCCGCCCGGCGGGATGTGCGCTACGCCAGCAGCTATGGACTGGGCGAACAGGTCAAATCAGCATTGGATGCCGGAGCCTGTGACATTGTCATTGGTCTGGGAGGAAGCGCAACGAACGATGGCGGCCTGGGGTTTGCACAAGCTTTAGGGGCAACGTTCTGGTTGCAAGATGGATCGCTACTCAGCCGTCCTGGTTGTGCCGACGATCTGGCCCGCCTGGATCGCGTGGATATCTCAACGCTGGATGCTCGCCTGCAGAATGTTCACATAACGGCTTCCTGTGATGTCACCAATCCTTTACTCGGTGAACGAGGGGCAACATGGGTGTATGGCCCACAGAAAGGCGCCACGAAAACTACGCTGGCTGAACTCGAAGCAGGTATGGCACATTATGCTCGCCTGATGACACAAGCGACAGGCAAGAATGTTGCCCCTCAGGCTGGAGCGGGTGCTGCTGGTGGAATGGGAGCGGCGCTTCTCTGGTATTGTGACGCAACGTTGTCGCCGGGTATAGAGCTGGTCATGGACCTGCTGGATACACGTAAACATCTTCAGGAGGCCACTCTGGTGCTGGTAGGTGAAGGACGAATGGACAGCCAGAGTGCCTGGGGGAAAGCGCCTGTAGGTATGGCGACACGCGCCGCCGAGTACCAGCTTCCGGTCATCGCACTTTGTGGCGGACGCGATGACAGCAGCCGTCTACTGTATGAACATGCAATTACGGCAATGTGGTCACTGTGCCCGCGCCCGATGTCCCTCGAAGAAGCGATGAGTAACAGCGAAAACCTTCTGGCGGATACCGCAGAGAATACCCTCCGCACCTTTTTAGCCGGTATGTTAAGCCGTACGCTGCCGATTTATTCTAATAACCGACAACCAGGTTAGTGCATGCTAATTACTCCCGAACTTGCCAATGAAATTGTAACCAGAGCCATGGCGATTATTCATCACAATGTGAACGTCATTGACCACAGGGGCGTCATTATCGCCTCTGGGGAACACTCGCGCATAGGGACACGACATACGATAGCGCAACAGGTTATTCGCACCGGGAAACGAATTTCCATACACCCGGCCAGTGAAGCCGCTAACTATGAAAATGTACAGCCCGGCATCAATCACCCCGTTATGGCTGACGATCAGGTTGTCATGGTGATCGGTGTTAGCGGCGATCCCCCTGCCATCAACCGCTATGCCGAGTTGGCTATTCTCACCGCTGAACTCCTGGTGCGTCAGGCGCTTGAAATCAGAGATGTAAACTGGCAGCAGCGCCTGCGGGATACTCTGTTTGTACAATATATTCAGGACGGTGATACGCCCTCCGGCCAGCAAGCCCTG encodes the following:
- a CDS encoding glycerate kinase encodes the protein MKIIIALDSFKGSCSAHAACAAVARGIRRVCPDAELVELPLSDGGEGLIATLSDSAPLRHASKLSCTCTGPYGGTTEASYLLLPGGRAVLEMAQSCGLELTPPARRDVRYASSYGLGEQVKSALDAGACDIVIGLGGSATNDGGLGFAQALGATFWLQDGSLLSRPGCADDLARLDRVDISTLDARLQNVHITASCDVTNPLLGERGATWVYGPQKGATKTTLAELEAGMAHYARLMTQATGKNVAPQAGAGAAGGMGAALLWYCDATLSPGIELVMDLLDTRKHLQEATLVLVGEGRMDSQSAWGKAPVGMATRAAEYQLPVIALCGGRDDSSRLLYEHAITAMWSLCPRPMSLEEAMSNSENLLADTAENTLRTFLAGMLSRTLPIYSNNRQPG
- a CDS encoding class I adenylate-forming enzyme family protein: MSFSSQFQNVFQLLQHSANTRENALALAFEGERYTYGQLNQRVHSVMEQLRTNWSLSAGARIVLAYGNTPAFCEIFFAAMGLGIEVVPFSTKLKEEEGLRLIQHVSPDAVFYNGDGQNWLSGIANTLTVSLEQWHSLTLPERLSSALPEVVRDDTAVIMFTSGTTGTPKGAVITQGNLLSAVTAYKEGFQLDENDSTVLAVPVYHITGLSALLSLFIALGGAIWLQQRFQADAVLNTVIQENITFLHGSPTVFILLSQAVKAKNVSAPLSFPSLRKIACGAGHLNAGLIKELTSCFPHAAIHPVYGLTETTSPATLFTNDIRHHPRTGSSGQAVQGLEIDIRDDQNVRQLRNKIGQIWLRGDVVVKRYWQPPHHRPACDEQGWFATGDLGYLDNDGYLFIKDRSKDMINRGGEKIYSIDLENLISTYSGVKEVAVIPAPSPIYGEEPVAFIVTDRDCHLTRDELLHWLKKKVAKYQLPGRIIFTRFLPRTHNGKICKRELKTQLQDHLLTSGNQS
- a CDS encoding acetyl-CoA C-acyltransferase is translated as MKQANDIVVVSGVRTAIGTFNGSFRETHQHDLGAAVIREAVNRAGISPESVSEVVVGNVGQIAESGFIARVCQLRAGLPNQTTAYSVNRQCGSGLQAIASAMLSLQTGHSDIAVACGTENMTQLPYYLRQARSGYRMGNGELEDGLISILTWPEGPWHNGMTAENVAERFNISREAMDEFAWSSQQKALHAIASGYFESQILPLAVPDGKKSQRLFSVDEHPRETSPQKLSTLRAVFKEGGKVTAANSSGINDGAAALVLMTRKQADLQGLKPHMSIRGWAVAGCEAEIMGFGPAPATRLLMARLGMNIQAVDLIELNEAFAAQALAVMQDLHLDPARVNVNGGAIALGHPVGASGAILPVKLMYEMERTGAQTGLATLCIGGGQGISMLFEREA
- a CDS encoding MFS transporter, whose product is MSQLNEKLTATGHEQNANKKIYRHLMPLLIIAYIISFIDRTNIGMAKATMSVDLGLSATAFGLGAGLFFLTYAVLEIPSNLFLVKIGARRWIARIMLTWGVISCAMAFVTGPWSFYAMRLLLGAAEAGLYPGIIYYMTLWYGREERAKATGLFLLGVCFANIIGAPLGGLLLNMHGVLGWAGWQWMFFIEGLPALVLAVIVWKKLPDKPADAPWLTPDEVAAVEEKLAREQREAPHTDSHFSLKSAFAIPVFLLLIGIYFTHQFSVYGLSYFLPGIVGSWGDLTPIQVGLITAVPWISAALGGIILPRFARAESSSRKLLTAGYLIMAFGMALGASGSPLTALAGFCIAAFMFFAVQSVIFSWLPNIMSGKLLAGSFGLLNCLGLCGGFLGPFILGSFEDRTGLAASGLWFAVGLLVVGAVLSLFIRGTRPPEMPPSSVRQSSR
- a CDS encoding acyl CoA:acetate/3-ketoacid CoA transferase, which encodes MKPVFITAKEAAEFIKDGDRVCTVGMTLIGAAESILSAVEQRFLESGHPCDLTLVHAAGQSDRQRGIQHFAHPGMVTRLIGSHWGLAPRWMKMINENAVDAWCLPQGQMVHLYSAMAAGLPGRLSKVGLGTFVDPRIEGGCMNQRTREQPGLLECVTFRDEEYLFYPSLPLDVVVVRGTHADEDGNLTTSEEAMKLEILPAVLAARRFGARVIAQVKYQVARGSLHPKDITVPGPLIDAIVVCDSPETDHRQTSGWYFDPALCGDTRLPLQHDISLPLNLRKLIGRIACRYLKSGDVINLGTGIPNDVIGDILRQEKVTDDVLITVESGIYGGSQEGGTDFGIGRNLSAMISHQDQMLYYNGAGVDVTFMGAGEMDAQGHVNATRLGESCPGAGGFIDITQNARHVVFCSSFTAKGLSIDCLDGALKILREGEVCKFPARVNQISWNGEQARQQGQTMHYVTERAVFEMRPEGATLVEIAPGIDLERDILAHMAFKPLIANDLKVMDPALFSPASFGLSALLSSSAH
- the fabG gene encoding 3-oxoacyl-ACP reductase FabG; the protein is MKLTNKIAIVTGAARGIGLGIAEVLARKGAQVVISDMDATQGEASAAALRDAGYSAHFIPCNIALLPQVQSLFQQTEALLGPVDILVNNAGINRDAMLHKLTEADWDLVVDVNMKGTFFCLQQAALRMRERGYGRIINIASASWLGNVGQTNYSASKAGVVGMTKTACRELARKGVTVNAICPGFIDTEMTRGVPEKVWEMMINKIPAGFAGEASDVGECAAFLASDGARYINGEVINVGGGMVL